A stretch of DNA from Rothia mucilaginosa:
ACGTATTGAGGCACTGGTTGGCCCGCGCGCCAAGCACATGTGGATTTCTACTTTCCACAGCTTCTGCGTGCGCGTGCTGCGCCGTGAGGCCGCCGCCCTGGGTTTGAAGTCCACCTTCACCATCTACGATTCGACCGACTCGCAGCGCCTGCTGAGCCTCATCATTAAAGAGCTCAACCTGGACACCAAGAAGTTCACCGCCAAAGCCGTGGGCAACCGTATCTCCGCGCTGAAGAACGAGCTGGTCAGCGCCGAAGCGTACGCATCCCGCGTGGCGAGCGATAACCCGTACGAGAAGACCATCTCGCAGATTTACACCGTCTACACGCAGCGTCTGCGCGCCGCCAACTCCCTCGACTTTGACGACCTGATTGGCCGCACCGTCTTCTTGCTCGAGAAGTTCCCCGAAATCGCGAACTACTACCGCCGCAAGTTCCGCCACATCCTCGTGGACGAGTACCAGGACACCAACCACGCCCAGTACCAGCTGGTGCGTGAACTGGTCGGCGCCCACACGAAGGCACCGGCTGACCGCGGCCCCTACCCGGACGCCGTGCCCCCTGCCGAGCTGACTGTGGTGGGTGACTCCGACCAGTCCATCTACGCCTTCCGTGGCGCGGATATCCGCAATATTACGGACTTCGAGAAGGACTACCCGAACGCCCACACGATCCTGCTGGAACAGAACTACCGTTCCACGCAGAACATCCTCTCCGCGGCGAACGCGGTCATTGAACGCAACCCCGACCGTCGCCCCAAGAAGCTGTGGACCGCCTCCGGCGCGGGTGCGAAAATCATCGGTTACGTCGCCGAATCCGAACACGCCGAGGCGCGCTACATCACCCGCGAAATTGACCGCCTTGCCGATGAGCACGGCGTGCAGCCCGGTGACGTCGCAATCTTCTACCGCACCAACGCGCAGTCCCGAACCCTCGAGGACATGCTCATGCGTGCCGGCCTGCCCTACCGCGTGGTCGGTGGTACCCGCTTCTACGAGCGTAAGGAAATCAAGGACGCGCTGGCGTACCTGCGCGCCCTGAGCAACCCCGATGACGACGTGAACGTGCGCCGCATCCTCAACGAACCCAAGCGCGGTATCGGTGCCAAATCTGAGTCCGTGGTGGCGGAGTACGCGAGTGCGAACCGCATCTCCTTCTACGCCGCTGCACGCCAGGTAGCCGACATCCCCGGCCTGGGGGCCGCCGCGGTCAAGAAGTACGCCGAGTTCGTGCGCCTCATGGACGACCTGGCGCAGATTGCCCGCACCGAACCCGCCGCAACCTGCCTGGAAGCAGTCCTGGAGCAGACCGGGTACCTGGCGACTCTGCGCGCCTCCAAGGACATTCAGGACGAATCGCGCGTGGAGAACCTCTCCGAGCTGCTTGACGCCATGGTCGAGTTCGAGACCGAGAACCCCGGCGCCGACCTGGAGCAGTTCCTCGAACACGTGGCTCTGGTCGCCGACGCCGACTCGATCCCGAACCGCCCCGCCAGCGCGGAGGGTGAGAACGCCTCCGCCGCACAGATTGCCGCCGAAGCCGCCGAGGCGAAGGCGCAGGGCATGGTCACCCTCATGACCCTGCACACCGCCAAGGGCCTGGAATTCCCCGTGGTGTTCCTGACCGGCATGGAGCACGGCCTGTTCCCGCATCAGCGTGCCCTGACCGATGAGAAGGAAATGAGCGAGGAACGCCGCCTGGCGTACGTGGGTCTGACCCGCGCCATGGAGCGCCTGTACCTGACCCGCTCGGAAACCCGCACCATGTGGGGTAAGAGCCAGTTCAACCCGCCCTCGCCCTTCCTGGAGGAAATCCCGGAGGAGCTCATCGAGTGGAAGCGCACCGCCGGTTTCTCGGGCTTTGGCGCCTCCGGTATGGGTGCGTATGGCGCTCGCGGCAGTTCCTATGGTGGCAGCTCCTACGGCAACTCGTACGGTGGCGGCTATTCGGGTGGTTCCCGTTCCGGCTATGGTTCCGGCGGCTACTCGGGTGGTTACAGCTCGGGCGGGTACAGTTCCGGTGGCTCGCGCGGCTCATACGACCCCTACGAGTCTCGCCCCGCACGCCGCTCCGAGCCGTCCACCGCGGATATTAACGGCTCGGCAAGCTACGGGCTGGCGGCGGCCACCTCGAAGGTGACGAACCGTTCCCGCGTGCACCAGAGCAAGGAAATCCCGACTCTGGCGGTCGGCGATACCGTGCGCCACACCAAGTTCGGTGAGGGCCGCGTGCTCGCCGTTGAGGGTAGCGGCGATAAGACCGTGGCAAAGGTCCGTTTCGGTTCGGAAGAGAAGCGCCTGCTGCTGCGTTACGCGCCGCTGGAGAAGGTGAGCTAACGCGTCAGGCGTGCGAACCTGACAACGCCGATGGAGGGGCGGGTACCTGAGGGTGCCCGCCCCTCTTTTGTGTGCTGTGCCGGGCGTGTTGTCCGCCTGCTGAGAAGGGTGCAGCGGCTCTTCGGCACCAGGTGGTCAAGGTGGCGTGTTCGCCGGTATTTCGCGGCGGATGGGGGAGTGCTAGTTCGGGTTAGTTACCCGGTGCACAGCCTTTGGGTGGAATGTACCCAAAATATTTGTGAGCTGAGTCGCTAAAATCTCAGATTTGGGGCTCTGTGAGTGCGAGCTCACGCCGAATCCGATAGAGTAGAGACGAGAGAAATTCCCCGCGTCAATGATGCGTGTGTGCCGGGTGCGAGAGACACCTATCGCACGTACCGGACACACAGGGGAACCTCCTCTAATGACCAAGCCGAGTGCACCAGTACTCGGCACCACTTCGAAGAAGAAGGACACCTGTGGACCTTTTCGAATACCAGGCGCGCGAGCTCTTCGCAAAGCACGGTGTACCCGTGCTCAAGGGCATTGTTGCGACCACCCCTGAAGAAGCAAAGGCAGCAGCTGAGGAAATTGGCG
This window harbors:
- a CDS encoding UvrD-helicase domain-containing protein translates to MMSDKPEQQKQPFTEQDGLFAAELVTPAAPVADDEPPFDPYYDVPPAEDDYYAPPMDAAVMNAPVMEEPAQDVPAALPTGMPAYGTPATSAPVPEPGAPAAFTAADPLGDFMPPAYRVGGYGDDFDPADPYGERAHSLNAVDPTSLTAGLNERQEEAVLHSGSPLLIVAGAGSGKTRVLTHRIAYLLATHRATPGQILAITFTNKAAAEMRERIEALVGPRAKHMWISTFHSFCVRVLRREAAALGLKSTFTIYDSTDSQRLLSLIIKELNLDTKKFTAKAVGNRISALKNELVSAEAYASRVASDNPYEKTISQIYTVYTQRLRAANSLDFDDLIGRTVFLLEKFPEIANYYRRKFRHILVDEYQDTNHAQYQLVRELVGAHTKAPADRGPYPDAVPPAELTVVGDSDQSIYAFRGADIRNITDFEKDYPNAHTILLEQNYRSTQNILSAANAVIERNPDRRPKKLWTASGAGAKIIGYVAESEHAEARYITREIDRLADEHGVQPGDVAIFYRTNAQSRTLEDMLMRAGLPYRVVGGTRFYERKEIKDALAYLRALSNPDDDVNVRRILNEPKRGIGAKSESVVAEYASANRISFYAAARQVADIPGLGAAAVKKYAEFVRLMDDLAQIARTEPAATCLEAVLEQTGYLATLRASKDIQDESRVENLSELLDAMVEFETENPGADLEQFLEHVALVADADSIPNRPASAEGENASAAQIAAEAAEAKAQGMVTLMTLHTAKGLEFPVVFLTGMEHGLFPHQRALTDEKEMSEERRLAYVGLTRAMERLYLTRSETRTMWGKSQFNPPSPFLEEIPEELIEWKRTAGFSGFGASGMGAYGARGSSYGGSSYGNSYGGGYSGGSRSGYGSGGYSGGYSSGGYSSGGSRGSYDPYESRPARRSEPSTADINGSASYGLAAATSKVTNRSRVHQSKEIPTLAVGDTVRHTKFGEGRVLAVEGSGDKTVAKVRFGSEEKRLLLRYAPLEKVS